DNA from Synechococcales cyanobacterium CNB:
GTGGGTCGTAACGACTCTCCGTCGCGCGATCAGTCGCGCTCAGGCTCGGGCGGTTCGGGTTCATGGCCGCGCTCGGCGTCGCGCTGCTGCTCGGCCTGTTGCAGGCGCTCTTCGAGGATGGACGGCGCGGCGTCGTCCTTCGACGCCGCATGTTCCTTGTCCGGGCGCAGACCTTCCGTCACCAGGCCGGGCGGCCGCGTGCCGATCATGCCGTACTCGGGATGTTGGGCAGCCGTCCCGGGACCCCAGAACGCCGAACCCAGTTCGTGGAGGCCCTGGCGCCAGTAAGCGCCGAGCACTTCGCGGCTGCGGCTGAGATTCTCACGCAGATTCATCCTGTACTCCTTTCTGAATGGGGTTCACTCACCGCGCATGCGGCGGAACGCTTCCGCCGCGTCGCGTTGTTCAACGAATGCATCGTGGAGATCGAGCGAACGGCGATGTTGGAGCGCGCCGCTCATGCCGGAGGTGGCGCCGGCGCCGAAGGCGGCGAACATCAGGTAGGCGCCGAGCGGCTGGCTCACCGGGAGCAGCAGCGCGCCGGCGAGGAACACGACCAGGAACTCCAGCCCCGTCTTGATGCGCTGCTCCGGCGTGCGCCGGAAGACGCGCTGCAACAGCGGCGCGCCGTTGAAAAGCGAGTGCGGCTGCGGACCGCCTCGCCGGACGCGCGCCGCCGTGCAGATGCGCGCCCGCAGCAGCGCCAGCCAGTAGAGAGCCAGGAAGCCGAGCATCGGCTCAGCGCTGTGCCCTTCCCAGAACACCGGCCAGAACAGGATCAGGGCGAAGCCGGCCGCCGCCTGCATGCCGAAATACCGTTGACCAAACGTATCGGCGCGGCGCAGAAACACCTCGACGGTGACGGCGAACGTCCGCGCAATGAACGTCAGCACGCCGAGGAACTGGTTGAAGTCTTTCTTCGAGACCATCGGGTCAGGTTGCTGTTGCTGGAACATGGCGTTTGTCTCCGTTCACTTGTGCGCGCAGTCACCGCGCGGGCGGTCCGCGCCGCTTTTCCCTGCCGCTTACTTCACGCTGGCGCTACGACTTCTGGTTGAAAGACACCGGGAGCCAGCTGCGACCCGATGCCCTGAATACCCGTCCGTTCTGAAACGCGATGCCGTCCACGATCCAGCCGTTGTCCGGCCCGCCCGTGCGCAGCCGGGTGAACGCGCGCGGCTCGACCTCCGCCTCCATGACCTCCGAGAAGCCGCCGCTCGTCGTGCCGTTGTCGCGCGCCCAGTCGAGACCGAGCAGCGCGCTCACCTGGTCGTCGGCCGCGTGCGAGTGATTGCCGCTGGCGCGGACCTGCAAGGTGCGGCCGATCAGGCGCGAGCTCCAGTCATTGGTTTGAACGTCAGAATTGGCATGCAGCACTTTGAGCGCGCAATTGCCGAAGATGGCATCCGCCTCGGCGCGCCCCTTGTCGCCGCCGCCAAGCGCGGCGTACACCCCGGGCACGCCCTGGGTCAGCAGCACGCAGCCGACGCGCGACGACCGGCATGTCGCCAGGAACTGCGCGTCGTGCGTCGGCGAGACGAACGTCTGAAACTCATCGCACCACAAGCAGATCAATCGGCTGTCAGGAGTCACACGACGGCCCTGCATGCTCCGCTGCCAGCAATACTTGAGCACGGCGTTGGCGATGACGCCGGTTTCGCGGTAGGTCTGCGTCGGCAGGCCACAGACGATGATGGCCCCGTCTTCGCAGTCGCCCGGTGTGACAGTGGTGTCCGCGCCGAAGAGCGATCGAAGCTCGCCGCGCTGCATGGGGTCGAGTTGCGAGGTAAGACAGCTCACGACGACCGATCGTGTCTTTGGCGCCAGCGCGGGAAGCTCGCAGAGGACATAGTCGGCGACCAGCGCGAAGTCCTGCGCCTGCGCCGTGCTCTTGCTACGCCTGTCCGCCTCCGACAGCAGTTGGAAGCAGTAGGACGACTTTCGCCACTCTTCCGAGCGCACGTCGTCGAGCGACTGCGGCGCCGAGATGACGGCGCGGTAGAGCGCGTCGATCGTGACCGTGCCCGTCGCGAGGATCAGCAGATCCACGAAGTTCCTGATGAGTTGCTTCGTCGCGCGCCGCCAGTACGCCTCGTCGTCGCGTGCGCCGCCGCTGCCGCCTTGGCGGTCGGCGCACTCGAGGATCGCTTCGAGCAGGCCGACGACATTCTCGGCGGACGAGACCGAGCCCTCGCGCGCCAGCTCGTAGGACACGGGGTTGAACCGCCAGGGACCGCCGGGACGTATGACCCGAAGGTCGGCGCTGCGTCCGGTCGCGGCGGCGTATTCCTCCCACAGCGTCACCTCATCCGCTTTGGCGCAGCACACGAGGAGGCCGGCTTTCGCGGTCCCGAGCAAGGCGAGCGCCAGCGCCCGCCCGCTTCCCGTCGTCTTGCCCGCGCCGCTGGCTCCAGTCACGAGGACGTTCTCCGTCACCATCCTGGCGGTGTACGCGTCTTCCGGCGATAACCAGATCAACGGCGCTGCGAGCGCGTCCGCTTGCGGCGCATGGGCTTTCGCGTTGCGCTTGCGCCGGATTTGCAGGCACACCAGCAGCAGCATGAGGACGAGGCAGCCGATGCCGACGGCGTCCGACAAGGTGTCCGGGTTGGGAGGCGAGGCGTCAAACACGAGTCACTTACCCGCCTTCCGCCGCGCGTCCGCGTCGCTCTTGATCAGCGTGGCGATGATGAACAGGACAAACGTGGGAATCAGCTCCATGACGAATCTCCGTTACTTGCCGTTGACCGAGATGCTCCTGACGACTTCCGCCAGCGGTCGACCGTCGGCGCCGGCGTGCCTGAGCTGCTCGGCAAGGTCCATGAACCAGGTCATGACTGACTCGACCGTCAGCGTCGGGGCGGACACGGCGATCGAGCGGCCGCCATCCAACTTGATGACGACGCGGTCGCGCGGCGTGCGCTGCCGCTGGGTGGTGCGTGCAGCGGACCGGCCCGCCCTGACGGCCTTTGTCTCCGCGACCAGCCGGTCGCGCGTCAGCCGGCCTTCCAAGACTTCCTGCGCCAGGCGGCGCTGTTCCGCGACATCGCCGATCCTGGCAAGTTCGTAGGCGGTGCTGTAGGGAATTCGGCCCGCTTGCACGTGCTCCAGAATCTCCGGGGCCAGCAGCAGCAGGGACATGACCTTGGACACGGTGGCGGGCGAAGTCCCGACGCGCTTTGCAATCTCCGCCGCCGGCCGGTTCGTCGCCTTCATCAGCCGGTCATACGCTTTCGCCTTCTCTGCCGGGTTCAGGTCCTCACGGGCGCAGTTCTCGATCAGCTGGAGTTCGATGATCTCCGCTTCGCTCAGTTCACCCTCCATGAGGATGGCAGGGATGGCCGTCAGACCTGCCATCGTCGCGGCGCGCCAGCGCCGCTCCCCCGCGATGATCCGGTAGCGCTCGCCGACTCGGCGCACCGTGATCGGTTGCTGCACGCCAACGACCTTGACAGTCATGGCGAGTCCCAGCAAGGACTGCTCGTCGAAGTGCTCCCGCACTTGTGGTTCGGGGTCCACCAGGTCGATGGGGAGGTCTTGAACGGTCCGCTTCGGCATAAACGTCTCCTTGCGCCTGCCACTTCCGGGGGTGAGAAGCGCGGGCACGGCACGCGGGCCGTGCCCGGCTCTCACCACCCCTTGGCGGGGGCTCCCGTGACGGGCCTCCCGCCCGCCGCTATCCTTTTGCCGGGGCGTGTTTCCTGCTGTATGCGCACCCGTGGAACGCCACGGGGAACGCGTTCGCCCCAAGGCAGAGTGCGCGGACGGGCCGGGCGCTCTCGCCGCCAGTTCCGTTTTTTTTCCTGGAGGCTTCGGCCACTTGGCCCTATCCCGGACCGGTTCGATGCAAGCCGACGATCTCATTCAGCTCGCCAGCCAGGGGGACGCCGATGCGCTCGAACGTCTTCTCCGCCGCTACCGATCGTGGATGCTCGGAATCGCACGGGCGGAGATCGGCGAGTCGCTGCGGCGCTACGTGGACGACGACGACATTGTCCAGCACGCTTCCGCGCAGGCCTTCCGATACATCGCGACACTGGACATCACAGAAGATCCCTCGAAGCAGTTCGAGGCATGGTTGTCACAGGTGTTGCGAAACAGCGTCCGTTACTTCGCCCGCAAGCACCGCAGAAGAATGGAACGCCTGGCGACGAGCGTCATGGAGGTCCATCCGGAGCGCGGACCGACAGCCAGCGCCGTGGCCCGCGCCACCGAGCGCAGGAGCCGCCTGGAGGACGCGATTGCCGGGCTTCCGGAGGAGTACCGCGTTGTGATCGAGCTGCAACTCAAGGGACTCAAGCAGAAGCAGATCGCGGATCGACTGGGCACGACGAAGGCCGTCATCAACAGTCGTCAAGAGCGAGCGCGACGGCAACTGCGCGAACTGCTGGGGTCAACGTCGCTCAATCTGCCGTCGGCGTAACGGGACCGGGCCATGCGCGACGACGAGCGGTCAAACCGTATCGATCAACTCGTGGACGAGTTCCTTGTTGCCGGCCTCGGCGAAGACCAGATTGATGGATTCTGCCGTGACCGGCCCGAGTTCAGTCACGATCTTCGCGACGCGTTGCGTGATGCGATTCTCATTCGCGCCGCACGCCATCGCGCCGAACTGCCGGTGGCTGCT
Protein-coding regions in this window:
- a CDS encoding ParB/RepB/Spo0J family partition protein, coding for MRSSACIEPVRDRAKWPKPPGKKTELAARAPGPSAHSALGRTRSPWRSTGAHTAGNTPRQKDSGGREARHGSPRQGVVRAGHGPRAVPALLTPGSGRRKETFMPKRTVQDLPIDLVDPEPQVREHFDEQSLLGLAMTVKVVGVQQPITVRRVGERYRIIAGERRWRAATMAGLTAIPAILMEGELSEAEIIELQLIENCAREDLNPAEKAKAYDRLMKATNRPAAEIAKRVGTSPATVSKVMSLLLLAPEILEHVQAGRIPYSTAYELARIGDVAEQRRLAQEVLEGRLTRDRLVAETKAVRAGRSAARTTQRQRTPRDRVVIKLDGGRSIAVSAPTLTVESVMTWFMDLAEQLRHAGADGRPLAEVVRSISVNGK
- a CDS encoding sigma-70 family RNA polymerase sigma factor encodes the protein MQADDLIQLASQGDADALERLLRRYRSWMLGIARAEIGESLRRYVDDDDIVQHASAQAFRYIATLDITEDPSKQFEAWLSQVLRNSVRYFARKHRRRMERLATSVMEVHPERGPTASAVARATERRSRLEDAIAGLPEEYRVVIELQLKGLKQKQIADRLGTTKAVINSRQERARRQLRELLGSTSLNLPSA